A single region of the Lotus japonicus ecotype B-129 chromosome 4, LjGifu_v1.2 genome encodes:
- the LOC130712216 gene encoding amino acid transporter AVT1H-like, which yields MQVEGLGQLATPYAVEQGVGHLQHFQPSIVDGLIGLGVLCIYTCHLLGKCLKKNSKLRSYEDIGNHAFGAKGRVLAATFIYMDIFMSLVSFTISLHDNLITVLHLKLHLAKLSAPQLLTMGAVLIALPSLWLRDLSSISFLSTLGVLMTLVIFMSVAATAIVGDVRVNHEIPFFQLHNIPSISGIYVFSYGGHIVFPNLYKAMKDPSKFTKVSIVSFTIVTALYTIMGFMGAKMFGPSVKSQVTLSMPPNQIVTKIALWATVLTPMTKYALAFSPFAIQLEHMLPNSMSGRTKMIIRGLIGSSFLLVILALALTVPYFEHALSLTGSLVSVAISLIFPCAFYMKIFWGHISKPLLVLNMSIITFGFLLGVVGTISSSKSLVKFFLAR from the exons ATGCAAGTTGAGG GTTTGGGACAATTAGCAACTCCATATGCTGTAGAACAAGGGGTTGGGCATCTTC AACACTTTCAACCATCCATTGTGGATGGTCTTATAGGACTTGGTGTGCTATGTATTTACACTTGTCATTTACTTGGGAAATGTCTTAAAAAGAACTCCAAGTTAAGAAGCTACGAGGACATTGGGAATCATGCATTTGGAGCAAAAGGAAGAGTCCTAGCTGCAACTTTCATCTACATGGACATATTCATGTCCCTTGTTTCATTCACCATCTCATTGCATGACAACTTGATCACAGTGTTGCATCTGAAGCTACATTTGGCAAAATTATCTGCACCACAACTTCTGACTATGGGCGCAGTTCTGATTGCTCTGCCTAGTTTGTGGCTCAGAGATTTGTCTTCCATATCTTTCCTCTCAACTCTTGGTGTTCTCATGACTCTTGTCATTTTTATGTCTGTAGCAGCCACTGCAATTGTTGGAGATGTCAGAGTTAATCATGAAATACCCTTCTTCCAGCTCCACAACATTCCATCAATTTCAGGGATTTACGTCTTCAGTTATGGAGGACACATTGTTTTCCCCAATTTGTACAAGGCCATGAAAGACCCCTCAAAGTTTACCAAG GTTTCTATTGTGAGCTTCACAATAGTTACAGCACTCTATACAATAATGGGGTTCATGGGTGCAAAAATGTTTGGACCTAGTGTCAAATCTCAAGTAACTCTCAGCATGCCCCCAAATCAAATTGTGACAAAAATTGCATTGTGGGCAACCGTGCTGACACCTATGACCAAATATGCTCTTGCATTTTCACCATTCGCTATTCAGCTGGAGCATATGCTTCCTAATTCCATGAGTGGCAGGACCAAAATGATAATTAGGGGCCTCATTGGTtcctcttttcttttggttataCTAGCTCTTGCTCTCACAGTACCTTATTTTGAGCATGCTCTCAGCCTCACTGGTTCCCTTGTTAGTGTTGCTATCTCTCTTATTTTCCCATGTGCTTTCTACATGAAGATTTTCTGGGGTCACATATCAAAGCCTCTCTTGGTCCTCAACATGTCTATCATCACTTTTGGGTTTCTTCTTGGAGTGGTTGGTACCATTTCCTCCTCAAAATCACTAGTGAAATTTTTTCTAGCTCGTTAG
- the LOC130712217 gene encoding uncharacterized protein LOC130712217 codes for MASSTNSVFSYTTSQITVFNGEHYDYWSSQMETIFLSQDLWDVVEEKYEELSDQKTADWTDVKEKEYKENVKKNATTLRIIQQGVNKAIYPRIFGIKKGKEAWETLKTEFQGSTKVIAIKLQYLWSEFENLTMKEETKDLSKLTQYVLMGSLEAHEQRVNKYNNQPSEQVFQAKQNLKNSKSQQGGQYRGQPSSRGRGGRQFEISDRGKGRRDSSWQCKIPNHSDRDCWHKRENDGKQNAINYSAEDETYKLFLSVTDDIKSGEKWYFDSGCSNYVTGNQNAFEVLDKNFSSVVELGDGKKVKIQGKCAIAIHTSEGNKKVIDDKSEAFTMFLHFKAFAEKQSGYEIKTLRTDRGGEFIHKPFINYCKEQGIQRQLTIRYTPQQNGVAERKNRTTVEMARSMLKGKELPNKFWAEAVSSAAYILNRSHTKAVQNKTPFEA; via the exons ATGgcatcatcaacaaattcagttttcTCATATACAACAAGTCAAATTACAGTTTTCAATGGTGAACACTATGATTACTGGAGTTCACAAATGGAGACCATCTTCCTTTCTCAAGATCTATGGGATGTGGTTGAAGAAAAGTATGAAGAGCTTTCAGACCAAAAAACAGCAGACTGGACTGATGTTAAAGAGAAAGAATACAAGGAGAATGTGAAGAAAAATGCTACAACATTGAGGATTATCCAACAAGGAGTAAACAAAGCCATTTATCCCAGAATCTTTGGTATTAAAAAAGGCAAAGAGGCATGGGAAACACTAAAGACTGAATTTCAAGGATCAACAAAGGTGATTGCTATCAAGTTGCAGTACTTGTGGAGTGAATTTGAAAATCTCACAATGAAAGAAG aaacaaaagatcTCTCAAAGCTCACTCAATATGTGCTTATGGGGTCTTTAGAAGCTCATGAACAAAGAGTGAACAAATACAACAACCAGCCATCAGAGCAAGTCTTTCAAGCAAAGCAGAACTTAAAAAATTCCAAATCACAACAAGGAGGTCAATACCGTGGACAACCTTCCAGCAGAGGTCGTGGTGGCAGACAATTTGAAATCAGTGacagaggaaaaggaagaagagattCCTCATGGCA GTGCAAAATTCCTAATCATTCTGATAGGGATTGTTGGCATAAAAGGGAAAATGATGGCAAACAAAATGCTATTAATTATTCTGCAGAAGATGAAACATATAAGTTGTTCTTGTCTGTGACTGATGATATAAAATCCGGTGAAAAATGGTATTTCGATAGTGGTTGCAGCAATTATGTAACTGGAAACCAAAATGCATTTGAAGTTTTGGATAAAAATTTCTCATCTGTGGTTGAACTTGGTGATGGGAAGAAAGTGAAGATTCAAGGAAAATGTGCCATAGCAATCCACACAAGTGAAGGTAACAAAAAAGTCATTGATGAT aaATCCGAGGCTTTCACTATGTTCCTGCACTTTAAAGCTTTTGCTGAGAAACAAAGTGGCTATGAGATAAAGACTCTTCGAACAGATCGTGGAGGAGAATTTATTCATAAGCCATTTATTAACTATTGCAAGGAACAAGGCATTCAAAGACAGCTTACGATCAGGTACACACCACAACAAAACGGTGTGGCAGAAAGAAAAAATCGCACAACTGTGGAAATGGCAAGGAGCATGTTAAAAGGAAAGGAGCTTCCAAACaaattctgggctgaagctgTTAGTAGTGCTGCATACATCCTAAATAGATCTCATACAAAGGCGGTCCAAAACAAAACCCCTTTTGAAGCATGA